One genomic region from Vannielia litorea encodes:
- a CDS encoding ABC transporter substrate-binding protein translates to MKSLRTLALAGAAALVSAAGAIAQDLPQIRFATLKIGTVNWELETIKANGFDKAHGFELVMQPYADNGATRVALEGGEADVAVADWIWVARQRAAGKDYVVIPYSKAVGGLVVPEGSEVQSLQDLKGKKVGIAGGPLDKSWLILRAYAEQEYGMDLKAETEQVFGAPPLIFKSGLSGETDGAINFWHFLAKMKAAGMREVISVEQASSALGLDPETPLLGYVMKESFLADNPDLGHALYRASRDAKALLAEDDAAWEAVRPMMNAQNDAQFETLKADFRAGIPGDAPVSEEGADALLKVMARLGGADLVGDATELPKGLFLTSE, encoded by the coding sequence ATGAAAAGCCTGAGAACACTTGCACTGGCAGGGGCCGCGGCCCTTGTGTCGGCGGCAGGCGCGATTGCGCAGGATCTGCCGCAAATCCGCTTTGCCACGCTGAAGATCGGCACGGTGAACTGGGAGCTTGAGACGATCAAGGCCAACGGCTTCGACAAGGCCCACGGCTTTGAGCTGGTCATGCAGCCCTATGCCGACAACGGCGCCACCCGCGTCGCGCTTGAAGGCGGCGAGGCCGATGTGGCCGTGGCTGACTGGATCTGGGTCGCCCGCCAAAGGGCCGCCGGAAAAGACTATGTGGTGATCCCTTACTCCAAGGCCGTAGGTGGCCTCGTGGTGCCCGAGGGCTCCGAAGTGCAGAGCCTGCAAGACCTGAAGGGCAAGAAGGTCGGCATCGCCGGCGGCCCGCTCGACAAGAGCTGGCTGATCTTGCGAGCCTATGCCGAGCAGGAATACGGAATGGACCTGAAGGCCGAGACCGAGCAGGTTTTCGGCGCGCCGCCGTTGATCTTCAAGAGTGGGCTGTCGGGTGAAACCGACGGGGCGATCAACTTCTGGCACTTCCTCGCCAAGATGAAAGCCGCCGGGATGCGTGAGGTGATCTCGGTCGAGCAGGCCAGCAGCGCGCTGGGGCTGGATCCGGAAACCCCGCTCCTCGGCTATGTGATGAAGGAGAGCTTCCTTGCCGACAATCCCGATCTCGGCCACGCCCTCTATCGCGCCAGCCGCGATGCAAAGGCGCTGCTCGCGGAGGATGATGCTGCTTGGGAGGCGGTCCGGCCGATGATGAATGCGCAGAACGATGCGCAGTTCGAGACCCTCAAGGCCGACTTCCGTGCTGGCATCCCCGGTGATGCGCCGGTGTCGGAAGAGGGGGCGGATGCGCTCCTCAAGGTCATGGCCCGGCTTGGTGGTGCTGATCTTGTCGGTGACGCAACGGAGCTGCCCAAGGGGCTGTTCCTGACCTCCGAGTGA
- a CDS encoding SRPBCC family protein: protein MLAALTVPALAAIPAAAHGPTRQKVTLTTEVAAPPAEVWEIIGNFQDMSWHPAVHSTQGEGGNEIDATRLLTLGEEGGPTIDEILYKYDAEKMTYSYRITEVAVETLPVTNYSSHLTVKPGANGGSLIEWRGAFYRGYPNNDPPEHLNDEAAIAAVTGVYQAGLDALADRFGGTN, encoded by the coding sequence ATTTTGGCTGCACTCACCGTTCCGGCACTCGCAGCCATTCCTGCCGCAGCTCACGGACCGACCCGTCAGAAGGTGACGCTGACCACCGAGGTCGCGGCACCGCCCGCAGAAGTGTGGGAAATCATCGGCAACTTTCAGGACATGTCATGGCACCCGGCGGTGCACTCCACGCAAGGAGAGGGCGGCAACGAGATCGACGCAACCCGCCTGCTGACGCTCGGAGAGGAAGGCGGCCCGACGATCGACGAGATCCTCTATAAGTATGATGCGGAGAAGATGACCTATTCCTACCGTATCACCGAGGTTGCGGTGGAGACACTGCCGGTCACCAACTACTCTTCGCATCTCACCGTGAAGCCCGGTGCAAACGGCGGCTCGCTGATTGAATGGCGCGGGGCCTTCTACCGAGGCTACCCCAACAATGACCCACCCGAGCACCTGAACGACGAGGCAGCCATCGCTGCAGTCACCGGAGTGTACCAGGCAGGGCTCGATGCGCTGGCCGACCGTTTTGGTGGCACCAACTAG
- a CDS encoding substrate-binding domain-containing protein produces the protein MPALACRTLTYAAGLALMLATAAGAQTSDLVSKTAFRVCADPANAPMSMEDGSGYENRLADLFAEKLELPVTYTWFPMATGFIRQTLRANRCDVVMGYAQGHELVLNTNHYMTSVYTLIVPDGGDLAGVERLSDPALQGKRIGIIAGSPPATHMARNGLIGKAKPYNLNVDRRVESPTEDMLNDLEAGDIDAAILWGPIGGPLVKQEQPGMKVIPLLKEELPPRLFFRITMGVRLGDKVWQRKLNSLIRRNQDEINAILTEAGVPLVADMGDRMLDAKE, from the coding sequence ATGCCTGCCTTGGCATGTAGGACGCTCACATATGCGGCGGGTCTGGCGCTGATGCTGGCCACCGCCGCTGGCGCGCAAACATCCGACCTCGTCAGCAAAACGGCCTTCCGCGTTTGCGCAGACCCGGCCAATGCGCCGATGTCGATGGAAGACGGCTCGGGATATGAGAACAGGCTGGCTGACCTCTTCGCAGAAAAGCTGGAGTTGCCGGTCACCTACACGTGGTTCCCTATGGCGACAGGCTTCATCCGACAAACGCTTAGGGCCAACCGCTGCGACGTGGTGATGGGCTATGCCCAGGGCCATGAGCTAGTGTTGAACACCAACCACTACATGACATCGGTCTATACGCTGATCGTGCCGGACGGCGGCGATCTGGCGGGGGTAGAACGCCTTTCTGACCCGGCACTGCAAGGCAAGAGGATCGGCATTATCGCGGGTTCGCCCCCGGCTACCCACATGGCCCGCAACGGACTGATCGGCAAAGCCAAACCCTACAACCTCAACGTCGACCGGCGGGTGGAGAGCCCCACCGAGGATATGCTGAACGACCTGGAGGCTGGCGATATCGATGCGGCCATTCTCTGGGGACCGATTGGCGGGCCGCTGGTCAAGCAGGAGCAACCGGGGATGAAAGTCATCCCACTCCTGAAAGAGGAGCTGCCGCCTCGGCTGTTTTTCCGGATTACGATGGGCGTGCGTTTGGGAGACAAGGTTTGGCAACGCAAGTTGAATTCGCTCATTCGCCGCAATCAGGATGAGATCAATGCGATCCTGACAGAGGCCGGCGTTCCTCTGGTTGCGGACATGGGCGACAGGATGCTGGACGCCAAGGAATGA
- a CDS encoding PQQ-dependent catabolism-associated CXXCW motif protein, producing the protein MRGVAAVFMLLAAPTLAQVAEPDDYQMEHYRSPVPDTLKGATVVGPEEAHALWESGNVAFIDVLPRAPKPEGLPEGTIWREKPRYTIPGAIWLPNVGYGAIADQTAAYFRSGLEKVTGGDTAHSVLIFCLEDCWMSWNAAKRALEWGYSEVYWLPEGTDGWAFFDYPTEVVEPEPGG; encoded by the coding sequence ATGCGCGGGGTCGCGGCGGTCTTTATGCTGCTGGCCGCGCCTACGCTTGCCCAAGTCGCCGAACCCGATGACTACCAGATGGAGCACTATCGCTCGCCCGTTCCCGACACGCTGAAAGGCGCTACTGTCGTCGGGCCGGAAGAGGCGCATGCGCTGTGGGAAAGCGGAAACGTAGCCTTCATCGACGTTCTGCCACGCGCGCCCAAGCCGGAAGGACTGCCGGAGGGCACGATCTGGCGCGAGAAGCCACGTTACACGATCCCGGGTGCGATCTGGTTGCCGAATGTTGGCTACGGAGCGATTGCCGACCAGACGGCCGCATATTTTCGCTCAGGGCTGGAGAAGGTGACCGGGGGGGATACGGCTCACTCTGTGCTGATCTTTTGTCTGGAAGACTGCTGGATGAGCTGGAACGCAGCAAAACGGGCGTTGGAGTGGGGATACTCCGAGGTCTATTGGCTGCCAGAAGGCACGGATGGGTGGGCGTTTTTCGATTATCCAACCGAAGTGGTGGAGCCTGAGCCGGGCGGGTAG
- a CDS encoding ABC transporter substrate-binding protein: MCALGFAAPAGAVEMRSAVFRIDYPRLAPISRFDEVPEDLGFAGAVLATEDNMTTGAFLGHSYEIETVSVPPEGADVAFKALLEAGHETIVVLAESEDLLRLADMAGPEVLILNAAAVGTSLRDADCRANTLHIAPSDAMKADAVAQFAVWKKWPEWLLIHGSNPADLALAEAYRRSAAKFGAKIVEERVFEDTGGARRTDSGHVLVQRQVPIATQGAEDHDIVIAADASDYFAPYLPFHLWTPAPVMGSGGLRPVTFHGGQEAWGATQFQTRFDELAGRYVREEDYNTWLALRIIGEAVTRANTGEVAALRDYLLSEEFEVAAFKGVPVTFRSWNGQLRQPILLFDGRITASASPQEGFLHQVSPLDTLGLDQPESACTAFGG; this comes from the coding sequence ATGTGCGCGCTCGGGTTCGCCGCGCCTGCGGGAGCCGTCGAGATGCGCTCCGCCGTTTTCCGGATAGACTATCCACGCCTTGCTCCGATTTCACGGTTCGATGAAGTGCCCGAGGATCTTGGTTTTGCCGGTGCCGTGCTGGCGACCGAAGACAACATGACGACCGGCGCCTTTCTGGGCCACAGCTACGAGATTGAAACGGTATCTGTTCCGCCCGAGGGGGCGGATGTGGCCTTCAAGGCTCTGCTGGAGGCAGGGCATGAAACCATAGTGGTGCTGGCCGAAAGCGAAGACCTTTTGAGGCTGGCAGATATGGCAGGGCCGGAGGTGCTGATCCTGAACGCCGCAGCCGTGGGCACCTCGCTCAGGGATGCCGACTGCCGTGCCAACACGCTGCACATCGCGCCAAGCGATGCCATGAAGGCCGATGCCGTCGCGCAGTTCGCCGTGTGGAAGAAATGGCCTGAATGGTTGCTGATCCACGGCTCCAACCCGGCTGACCTCGCGCTGGCGGAGGCTTATCGCAGGTCAGCTGCGAAGTTCGGCGCCAAGATCGTTGAGGAGCGGGTGTTCGAGGATACTGGTGGCGCACGGCGCACAGACTCCGGCCATGTGCTGGTTCAGCGGCAGGTGCCCATCGCCACGCAGGGCGCGGAAGACCATGACATCGTGATCGCCGCCGATGCCTCGGACTATTTCGCGCCCTATCTGCCCTTCCATCTGTGGACGCCCGCACCCGTCATGGGGTCCGGCGGTTTGCGTCCGGTCACGTTCCACGGCGGCCAGGAGGCTTGGGGCGCGACGCAGTTTCAGACCCGGTTTGACGAACTGGCGGGTCGCTATGTGCGGGAAGAAGATTACAACACCTGGCTTGCGCTGCGCATCATTGGGGAGGCGGTGACGCGGGCCAACACAGGCGAGGTCGCGGCCCTGCGGGATTACCTGCTCAGCGAAGAGTTTGAAGTGGCCGCCTTCAAGGGCGTGCCGGTCACGTTCCGTTCGTGGAACGGTCAGTTGCGCCAGCCGATCCTGCTCTTCGACGGGCGGATCACAGCCAGTGCTTCACCGCAGGAGGGCTTTCTGCATCAGGTCTCGCCGCTCGACACGCTCGGGCTGGACCAGCCCGAAAGCGCCTGCACTGCATTTGGAGGATGA
- a CDS encoding ABC transporter ATP-binding protein: MIKVDIREKSFAGTTVLGRIQFTLGQGERLAVLGPSGVGKSTLLRIVAGIDRKFCGDVDRPARMGVVFQEPTLLPWRTALQNLTLIHRGLNEQAATEALRRVGIADKAALFPAQLSLGQQRRLSLARAFAGAPEFLVMDEPFVSLDPEMAEEMMRLTETLIAETRPALMLVTHARPEAERLTERIVHLSGRPAVLHPETKDHLRCVTN, encoded by the coding sequence ATGATCAAGGTCGATATCCGGGAGAAGAGCTTCGCCGGCACCACAGTGCTCGGGCGCATCCAGTTCACGCTAGGGCAGGGGGAGCGGTTGGCCGTGCTCGGTCCCTCCGGTGTGGGCAAAAGCACCCTGCTACGGATTGTGGCTGGCATCGACCGCAAGTTCTGTGGAGATGTTGACCGGCCCGCACGAATGGGCGTGGTCTTCCAAGAGCCCACGTTGCTCCCTTGGCGAACCGCCTTGCAGAACCTCACGCTGATCCATCGCGGGCTGAACGAGCAGGCCGCAACCGAGGCCTTGCGGCGGGTCGGCATCGCAGACAAAGCGGCGCTCTTTCCGGCGCAGCTGTCCCTCGGTCAGCAACGGCGCCTATCCTTGGCACGAGCGTTCGCCGGCGCGCCAGAATTTCTGGTGATGGACGAGCCTTTCGTGTCGCTGGACCCTGAGATGGCTGAGGAGATGATGCGCCTGACCGAGACGCTTATTGCCGAGACCCGGCCAGCGCTGATGCTTGTCACGCACGCCCGGCCAGAAGCAGAGCGCCTGACCGAACGGATCGTTCATTTGAGCGGTCGCCCGGCAGTTTTGCACCCCGAGACCAAGGATCACCTTCGATGCGTAACCAACTGA
- a CDS encoding quinoprotein dehydrogenase-associated SoxYZ-like carrier codes for MKALLTAALLAFASPALAVEPAWPDLEAALYEGRTLNAGENIIAIDAPYRTYDDARTRIAAQVAAPEGQMLASLTVILDENPMPVSAVFTFKSPLPRFNFEATFRVNGPTPLHMVAETTDGQLWMVERFVKTSGQGACAAPPGTDPEEALLTLGDMEIGVSGGASPLDRLGALAHGQKQVDIEVSHPSHSGMQMDQISLLFIPMRYVESLDVELDGAGYVDITGSISLSENPSVSLSVPRTVGHVGVTMTDTDGTTTRAERSLADW; via the coding sequence ATGAAAGCCCTGCTCACCGCCGCGCTCCTCGCGTTTGCCAGCCCTGCTCTCGCCGTGGAACCCGCCTGGCCGGACCTTGAGGCCGCGCTCTACGAGGGGCGCACCCTGAACGCCGGCGAGAACATCATTGCCATCGACGCGCCCTATCGCACGTACGACGATGCTCGCACCCGGATCGCGGCCCAAGTTGCCGCGCCGGAAGGGCAGATGCTGGCTTCTCTCACTGTGATCCTCGATGAAAACCCGATGCCAGTGTCTGCTGTGTTCACCTTTAAGAGCCCCCTGCCCCGCTTCAATTTCGAGGCCACGTTTCGCGTTAACGGTCCCACGCCTTTGCACATGGTCGCCGAAACCACCGATGGGCAGCTCTGGATGGTGGAGCGCTTCGTCAAGACGTCGGGACAAGGTGCCTGCGCAGCGCCTCCGGGGACCGACCCGGAAGAGGCCCTGCTTACTCTCGGCGATATGGAGATCGGCGTATCCGGCGGCGCCTCACCACTCGATCGGCTGGGCGCGCTGGCGCATGGCCAAAAACAGGTGGATATCGAGGTGAGCCACCCCAGCCATTCGGGCATGCAGATGGATCAGATCTCGCTGCTCTTCATTCCGATGCGCTATGTCGAAAGCCTCGATGTAGAGTTGGATGGCGCCGGATACGTCGACATCACCGGGTCTATTTCACTCTCTGAAAACCCCAGCGTCTCTCTCTCCGTTCCACGCACCGTTGGCCACGTTGGTGTGACGATGACGGATACGGATGGCACTACCACCCGCGCCGAGCGCAGCCTCGCCGATTGGTAG
- a CDS encoding YVTN family beta-propeller repeat protein, producing the protein MRGLGLAALLATTALPATAEKVFVSNERGNTVTVLDASSWEVLEEFAAGNRPRGITMSPDGKLLYVCASDDDLVRVFDTETYEEVHTLPSGPDPELFVLHPSGNPLYIANEDDNLVTVVDTESHTVLAEVPVGVEPEGMGISADSKWVVNTSETTNMAHFIDTSDYTIKHNILVDQRPRYAEFTADGKWLFVTSEIGGTVSVIDMTGDAPNLTQKIGFEVSGVQPEWLQPVGAKATEDGNWLFVALGPANRVAVININTMEVEKYILVGQRVWQLAFTSDEKFLVTTNGNSNDVTIIDVEAQEAIRSVQVGQQPWGAVVTPE; encoded by the coding sequence ATGAGAGGATTGGGCTTGGCCGCATTGCTGGCCACAACCGCGCTGCCCGCCACGGCGGAAAAGGTATTTGTGTCCAACGAGCGCGGCAACACGGTGACGGTGCTGGATGCATCAAGCTGGGAGGTGCTGGAGGAGTTCGCCGCCGGTAACCGCCCGCGCGGGATCACCATGAGCCCCGATGGCAAGCTGCTCTATGTGTGTGCCAGCGACGATGACCTTGTGCGCGTATTCGACACCGAAACCTACGAAGAGGTTCACACGCTGCCTTCGGGTCCGGACCCGGAGCTCTTTGTGCTGCACCCTTCGGGCAACCCGCTCTACATCGCCAATGAAGACGATAACCTCGTGACGGTGGTCGACACCGAGAGCCACACCGTGCTGGCCGAGGTGCCAGTGGGGGTTGAGCCGGAAGGCATGGGCATTTCGGCCGACAGCAAATGGGTGGTCAATACGTCCGAGACCACCAACATGGCCCATTTCATCGACACCTCCGACTACACCATCAAGCACAACATCCTTGTCGACCAGCGCCCGCGCTACGCCGAGTTCACCGCTGATGGCAAATGGCTCTTCGTGACCTCGGAGATTGGCGGAACGGTCAGCGTGATCGACATGACGGGCGATGCGCCGAACCTGACGCAGAAGATCGGCTTCGAGGTGTCGGGCGTGCAACCGGAATGGCTGCAACCCGTGGGGGCAAAGGCCACCGAAGATGGCAATTGGCTATTCGTCGCACTAGGCCCGGCCAACCGCGTCGCGGTAATCAATATCAATACGATGGAGGTGGAGAAGTACATTCTGGTCGGCCAACGTGTGTGGCAACTCGCCTTCACGTCCGATGAGAAATTCTTGGTCACGACAAACGGCAACTCCAATGATGTGACGATCATCGATGTGGAGGCTCAGGAGGCGATCCGGTCGGTGCAGGTGGGGCAGCAGCCCTGGGGCGCTGTGGTGACGCCGGAATGA
- a CDS encoding ABC transporter ATP-binding protein — translation MTPALSLDEVSFHYGPKKALDRVSFSLPRGRFCALLGPNGAGKSTLFSLLTRLLVTRDGKIRVAGHDMAREPRAALAKIGVVFQQPTLDLDMTVARNMAYFAALHGISGRSARARIDAALDRLEMRERAGEKVRSLNGGHRRRMEIARALVHGPELLLLDEPTVGLDTSSRLAITEHVHSLAGQGLSVLWCTHLVDEIAPQDHVVVLHKGQVLAHERASVIAGAGTLQAAFMAMTAQEAPVGQGA, via the coding sequence GTGACCCCGGCACTGTCACTCGATGAGGTTTCCTTTCACTACGGCCCCAAAAAGGCGCTGGACCGGGTGAGCTTTTCACTCCCGAGAGGAAGGTTCTGCGCGCTTTTGGGGCCGAACGGGGCCGGCAAGAGCACGTTGTTCTCGCTCCTGACCCGCTTGCTCGTGACCCGCGACGGCAAAATCCGGGTGGCTGGCCATGACATGGCACGCGAGCCCCGCGCAGCGCTGGCCAAGATCGGCGTCGTCTTCCAACAGCCAACGCTTGACCTCGACATGACGGTGGCCCGCAACATGGCCTATTTCGCGGCGCTGCACGGCATCTCCGGCCGGTCGGCACGGGCAAGGATCGACGCAGCATTGGACAGGCTCGAAATGCGCGAGCGGGCGGGCGAGAAGGTTCGGAGCCTGAATGGCGGCCACCGCAGGCGGATGGAGATCGCCCGGGCGCTGGTTCACGGGCCGGAACTGCTGCTTCTCGATGAGCCGACAGTCGGGCTGGACACGTCATCAAGGTTGGCAATTACCGAGCACGTTCATAGCCTTGCAGGTCAAGGCTTAAGCGTGCTCTGGTGCACTCATCTGGTCGATGAGATCGCACCGCAGGATCATGTTGTTGTGCTGCATAAAGGCCAAGTCCTGGCGCATGAGCGTGCCTCGGTCATCGCCGGAGCTGGCACACTCCAAGCGGCTTTCATGGCCATGACCGCGCAGGAAGCACCCGTGGGGCAGGGGGCGTGA
- a CDS encoding PepSY domain-containing protein, whose translation MKRTIATLAATLMLGGAAFAESHGDGPDAETVEKIMMKLTEMKCQMAEDDIEMEDDGGYELDDVICEGGQQYDITLDAELNETGRRAE comes from the coding sequence ATGAAACGCACGATTGCTACCCTCGCCGCAACCCTGATGCTGGGCGGTGCCGCCTTTGCCGAGAGCCACGGCGACGGGCCAGATGCCGAGACGGTCGAGAAGATCATGATGAAGCTCACCGAGATGAAGTGCCAGATGGCCGAAGACGACATCGAGATGGAAGACGATGGCGGCTACGAGCTGGATGACGTGATCTGCGAGGGCGGTCAGCAGTATGATATCACGCTCGACGCGGAGTTGAACGAAACCGGGCGGCGCGCCGAATAG
- a CDS encoding ABC transporter permease — MRGVGTPALSLLGLISLWIVAAALSADPTVLPQPWALIGPFWDELRSGELLYHLGHTLLRVIWAFLLAMTLGCLLGLVMGRSERVNQWLDPWLVVFLNLPALVLIVLCYLWIGLTEAAAIAAVTLNKVPNVTTVIREGARALSPDLDALAGVYRMPLMDRMRHVVLPQLAPFMAAAARSGIAVIWKIVLVVEFLGRSSGVGFQIHLYFQLFDVGMVLVYAFSFIAVMLAVEWLILQPWERRVRRWRLA; from the coding sequence GTGAGAGGGGTCGGCACGCCTGCACTTTCGCTCCTTGGGCTGATAAGCCTCTGGATCGTTGCGGCGGCGCTGTCTGCCGACCCCACCGTACTCCCCCAACCCTGGGCGCTGATCGGCCCATTCTGGGATGAACTCCGATCTGGCGAGCTGCTCTATCACCTAGGCCACACGCTCCTGCGGGTGATCTGGGCATTCCTGCTGGCCATGACACTCGGATGCCTGCTCGGGTTGGTGATGGGCCGCTCGGAACGGGTCAACCAATGGCTTGACCCGTGGCTTGTGGTCTTCCTGAACCTGCCGGCGCTCGTTCTGATCGTACTCTGCTACCTCTGGATCGGCCTCACAGAAGCCGCCGCCATTGCAGCGGTGACCCTGAACAAGGTGCCAAATGTGACCACGGTCATTCGAGAGGGCGCACGGGCACTCTCGCCGGACCTTGACGCCCTTGCTGGCGTCTACCGGATGCCGCTCATGGATCGGATGCGTCACGTGGTGCTGCCGCAACTCGCGCCCTTCATGGCCGCCGCCGCCCGCTCCGGGATCGCAGTGATCTGGAAGATTGTGCTCGTGGTCGAGTTCCTGGGGCGCTCCAGCGGCGTGGGATTTCAGATCCACCTCTATTTCCAACTCTTCGACGTGGGGATGGTGCTGGTCTATGCCTTCTCCTTCATCGCGGTCATGCTCGCGGTCGAATGGCTGATCTTGCAGCCTTGGGAGCGCCGTGTGCGGCGGTGGCGGCTGGCATGA
- a CDS encoding c-type cytochrome, methanol metabolism-related, whose protein sequence is MVAAQDEVDNIAVAYEEDGRYYTEDDIPTYNITEDGAKVDWLTYSGFRRYHSECHVCHGPEGMGSTYAPALKDSAIDMDYYDFVDVVVNGRQKINAAENSVMPAFGDNPNVMCYLDDIYVYLKARGTEAVPRGRPAGREDKTDAIREAENACLGM, encoded by the coding sequence ATGGTCGCCGCGCAGGACGAGGTCGACAATATCGCCGTCGCCTACGAGGAAGACGGACGCTACTACACCGAGGACGACATCCCGACCTACAACATCACCGAAGACGGGGCGAAGGTGGATTGGCTGACCTACTCGGGCTTCCGCCGCTACCACTCCGAATGCCACGTGTGCCACGGGCCTGAAGGCATGGGCTCGACCTATGCGCCTGCTCTGAAAGACTCGGCGATCGACATGGATTACTACGATTTCGTCGACGTGGTGGTGAATGGGCGCCAGAAGATCAACGCCGCCGAAAACTCGGTGATGCCCGCCTTCGGCGATAACCCCAATGTCATGTGCTACCTTGATGACATCTACGTTTACCTCAAGGCACGCGGCACCGAGGCCGTACCACGCGGCCGGCCTGCTGGCCGTGAAGACAAGACAGATGCGATCCGCGAGGCGGAGAATGCCTGCCTTGGCATGTAG
- a CDS encoding YncE family protein, with protein MRWPTVLVAPTRRIGILLALAVVLYPLPAAAGDLAFVTNQSSSDVSIIDLETRSERGRFVVPGQPAGVVAASGMVWVVAPEAKAVRRFSVDGSLEAEVFLDGGPTGIALDPARDRIFVSDWFNARVWVLDAATLAPIDELATGAAPAGLEVSPDGRWFAAAVRDADEVALFDAVSLNQHATLPTGIRPYGLGFDPQGRLWVGNVGSNDVTVIDPAQAKVITTLPVGERPYGIAFAQGRAFVTNQYADTVSVLDLGSLAPVATLDVGEYPEGIDVAAGGTQVVVAGWFSNTLTVIDAQSLETLAEIPTGDGPRAFGRFVMEE; from the coding sequence ATGCGCTGGCCGACCGTTTTGGTGGCACCAACTAGGCGCATCGGGATCCTCCTAGCCCTCGCCGTGGTCCTGTATCCCCTACCGGCCGCGGCGGGGGATTTGGCTTTCGTCACCAACCAATCCTCCTCCGATGTCTCGATCATCGACCTCGAGACCCGGTCGGAACGGGGCCGCTTTGTGGTGCCGGGCCAGCCCGCAGGCGTAGTGGCCGCAAGCGGTATGGTCTGGGTCGTGGCCCCCGAGGCCAAAGCTGTGCGCAGGTTTTCTGTGGATGGCAGTCTGGAGGCCGAAGTTTTCTTGGACGGCGGGCCCACAGGAATAGCCCTCGATCCGGCCCGAGATCGAATCTTCGTTTCAGACTGGTTTAATGCCCGTGTCTGGGTGCTGGACGCAGCAACACTCGCCCCCATTGATGAACTCGCAACCGGCGCGGCCCCGGCCGGGCTTGAGGTGTCTCCAGATGGCCGCTGGTTCGCTGCTGCGGTCCGCGATGCTGATGAAGTGGCATTGTTCGATGCGGTGTCTCTGAACCAACACGCGACCCTACCTACAGGCATCCGGCCCTATGGGCTGGGGTTCGATCCACAGGGCCGCCTTTGGGTTGGGAACGTGGGCAGCAACGATGTCACCGTCATCGATCCGGCCCAAGCCAAGGTCATTACAACTTTGCCAGTGGGCGAGCGTCCATATGGCATCGCCTTCGCCCAAGGCCGCGCGTTTGTGACCAACCAGTATGCCGACACGGTTTCCGTGCTAGACTTGGGCAGCCTCGCCCCCGTCGCCACCCTTGACGTGGGTGAATACCCTGAAGGGATCGACGTGGCTGCAGGTGGCACGCAGGTCGTGGTGGCTGGTTGGTTCTCTAACACGCTCACCGTGATCGACGCGCAAAGCCTCGAAACCCTGGCCGAAATCCCGACAGGCGACGGCCCGCGCGCCTTTGGCCGCTTCGTGATGGAGGAATGA